The Sinomicrobium kalidii genome contains a region encoding:
- a CDS encoding riboflavin synthase: MFTGIIEELGTVTNLEPDGDNLHISIKSNITPELKIDQSISHNGVCLTVVAIDGHEYTVTAIRETLERSCLGKLKKGDAVNLERAMKLGDRLDGHIVQGHVDQTAVCTDIKNVNGSWLFTFTYDRSNNNITIEKGSITIDGTSLTVVDSGTDTFSVAIIPYTYEHTNFRNYKTGTEVNLEFDVVGKYVARLLELQK; this comes from the coding sequence ATGTTCACAGGGATCATCGAAGAACTCGGAACGGTAACAAATCTTGAACCGGATGGGGACAATTTGCACATATCCATTAAAAGCAACATCACACCGGAACTGAAAATAGATCAGAGCATTTCGCACAACGGAGTATGTCTCACGGTGGTAGCTATAGACGGGCACGAATATACCGTAACGGCTATCCGGGAAACCCTGGAAAGGTCGTGCCTCGGCAAGCTCAAAAAGGGGGATGCCGTAAACCTGGAACGCGCCATGAAACTGGGCGACAGGCTGGACGGACATATCGTTCAGGGCCATGTGGACCAGACCGCAGTCTGTACGGATATTAAAAATGTGAACGGAAGCTGGCTATTTACTTTTACCTACGATCGTTCAAACAACAATATTACCATAGAAAAAGGCTCCATTACCATTGACGGTACCAGCCTTACCGTGGTAGATTCAGGAACCGACACTTTTAGTGTAGCCATTATTCCCTATACCTATGAGCACACTAATTTCAGAAATTACAAAACAGGCACGGAAGTCAACCTGGAATTTGATGTGGTAGGAAAGTATGTGGCCCGCTTGCTGGAACTTCAGAAATAA
- the pdxA gene encoding 4-hydroxythreonine-4-phosphate dehydrogenase PdxA, whose amino-acid sequence MKIKNNIRVGISIGDINGIGVEIVLKAFEDNRMLEFCTPVIFASNKVIAFQKKHFGLDISYNGVYEASQVVDGKINIVNISKNAPKVEFGEETEEAGKYALLSLKKAVEALKNDEVDVLVTAPINKHNIQSDEFHFPGHTDYLARELAGEALMFMVTEQLKIGLLTDHIAVKDVSRNITKDLILKKTGKIHDSLVRDFRIRKPRIAILGINPHSGDNGVIGKEDDTVLKPTVKELFEMGMMVFGPYSADSFFGSENYKKFDAVLAAYHDQGLIPFKTLSFGRGVNYTAGLNKVRTSPDHGTAYEIAGKGTADFQSLKEAVFTAIHIFRNREEYGEISANPLNKLSANNK is encoded by the coding sequence ATGAAAATAAAGAACAATATACGTGTCGGGATCTCAATCGGAGACATTAACGGAATAGGTGTCGAAATCGTCCTGAAGGCTTTTGAAGACAACCGTATGCTGGAGTTTTGCACTCCGGTGATTTTTGCGTCCAACAAGGTGATTGCCTTTCAGAAAAAACATTTCGGGCTGGATATTAGTTATAATGGTGTGTATGAAGCGTCCCAGGTGGTCGACGGGAAGATCAATATCGTGAACATTTCAAAAAATGCGCCCAAGGTAGAGTTCGGGGAGGAAACAGAGGAAGCGGGGAAATATGCGCTCCTGTCCCTCAAAAAAGCCGTGGAAGCCCTGAAAAATGATGAGGTGGATGTATTGGTCACTGCCCCGATAAACAAACACAACATACAGTCGGATGAATTCCACTTTCCGGGACATACCGATTATCTGGCCAGGGAGCTGGCCGGGGAAGCGCTCATGTTCATGGTTACCGAGCAGTTGAAAATAGGGCTTTTAACCGATCATATTGCCGTAAAAGATGTAAGCCGGAATATTACCAAAGACCTGATCCTGAAGAAAACCGGTAAAATACACGATTCCCTGGTCCGCGATTTCCGGATACGCAAACCCAGGATAGCCATATTGGGGATAAACCCGCACAGCGGAGATAACGGGGTTATCGGCAAAGAGGATGACACGGTGCTGAAACCTACGGTAAAAGAACTCTTTGAAATGGGAATGATGGTTTTCGGCCCGTATTCGGCAGACAGTTTTTTCGGCTCGGAGAACTACAAGAAGTTCGATGCCGTCCTGGCAGCTTATCACGACCAGGGGCTCATACCTTTTAAAACGCTCTCCTTTGGCAGAGGGGTAAACTACACTGCGGGACTGAATAAGGTGAGAACTTCGCCCGATCACGGAACGGCCTATGAAATAGCAGGTAAGGGTACGGCAGATTTCCAGTCGCTCAAGGAAGCCGTCTTTACGGCCATACATATATTCCGGAACCGCGAGGAATACGGGGAAATAAGTGCCAACCCGCTTAATAAGTTATCTGCAAACAATAAATAA
- the accB gene encoding acetyl-CoA carboxylase biotin carboxyl carrier protein: protein MNLKEIQNLIKFVAKSGASEVKLEMDDVKITIRTGTEGSSSETAFIQQVPVAPTAAVPQQPVQQQPQEPSAPAQPGEGAPAENDNDKYITIKSPIIGTFYRKPSPDKPSFVEVGSTVKQGDVLCVIEAMKLFNEIESEVSGKIVKVLVDDSSPVEFDQPLFLVDPS from the coding sequence ATGAATTTAAAGGAAATTCAAAATCTGATCAAATTTGTAGCCAAATCAGGTGCCAGTGAAGTGAAGCTGGAGATGGACGATGTAAAGATCACTATCAGGACCGGCACGGAAGGAAGTTCGTCAGAAACCGCGTTTATTCAACAGGTTCCGGTTGCTCCTACTGCTGCCGTACCGCAACAGCCGGTACAACAACAGCCCCAGGAACCTTCAGCCCCCGCTCAACCGGGCGAAGGAGCTCCGGCAGAAAACGACAATGATAAATATATTACCATAAAATCCCCGATCATAGGGACCTTTTACCGAAAGCCATCTCCGGATAAGCCTTCTTTTGTAGAAGTGGGAAGTACTGTTAAGCAGGGCGATGTGCTGTGTGTTATTGAAGCGATGAAGTTGTTCAATGAAATAGAATCCGAGGTTTCCGGTAAGATCGTGAAAGTGTTAGTGGATGATTCCTCTCCGGTGGAATTCGACCAGCCTCTGTTCTTAGTTGACCCATCATAA
- the rpmF gene encoding 50S ribosomal protein L32: MAHPKRRQSSTRRDKRRTHYKATVPQIAVDSTTGEAHLYHRAHWHEGKLYYRGKVLIDNTAEEVA; encoded by the coding sequence ATGGCACATCCTAAAAGAAGACAGTCCAGCACGAGAAGAGATAAAAGAAGAACACATTATAAGGCGACTGTTCCTCAAATTGCCGTAGATTCCACTACCGGAGAAGCACACCTGTATCACAGGGCTCACTGGCACGAAGGTAAGTTGTACTACAGGGGCAAGGTGTTGATCGATAATACTGCCGAAGAGGTGGCGTAA
- a CDS encoding YceD family protein, which produces MKKFKEFDIPFAGLKQGEHRFEHRIDNLFFEGFDYTDFNDASLKVDIVLHKKINMLEFGFSTEGTVNVNCDLSNEPFDLKIGGALDLIVKFGEEYNDENEEVLVLPHGEHHVNVAQYIYEMAVLSVPVKKIHPGVEDGSMDSEILRKLEELQPGETKTKREETDPRWDTLKKLLTDK; this is translated from the coding sequence ATGAAGAAGTTCAAGGAGTTCGATATTCCTTTTGCAGGGTTGAAACAGGGAGAGCACCGGTTTGAACACCGGATTGATAATTTGTTCTTTGAGGGGTTTGATTATACTGACTTTAACGACGCATCGTTAAAGGTGGATATAGTCCTGCACAAGAAAATCAATATGCTGGAGTTCGGTTTCAGTACGGAAGGCACGGTAAATGTAAACTGTGACCTTTCCAACGAACCTTTTGACCTGAAAATAGGAGGAGCGCTGGATCTTATCGTAAAGTTTGGCGAAGAATATAACGATGAAAATGAAGAAGTGCTCGTTCTTCCCCACGGGGAACACCATGTCAACGTGGCACAGTATATTTATGAAATGGCGGTGCTTTCCGTTCCGGTGAAAAAAATACATCCCGGTGTAGAAGACGGCAGTATGGATTCCGAGATTTTGCGGAAACTGGAAGAATTACAACCCGGTGAAACCAAAACAAAACGCGAAGAGACAGATCCCAGATGGGACACCCTGAAAAAACTTTTAACAGACAAATAA
- a CDS encoding sensor histidine kinase, translating to MILLVVVAFVLIAGVTVLQFKQQSNEYHNERLERKEDQVIASINYTLETTTWPVTTENLQYIFREEIYKIADVQNVSFNIYDLEGDLIKSSRPYSEEDSTILKISDTILDKIAMNPRKRYVERHIAAGDRFRASYSYITDMRFKPIGILNIPYFEDDSFNNKELRSFLFRLGGVYIFILIAAIFLAYFISKYITRSLKTVSDKLQETRFSSRAANKRIMLRHASEEIYNLVNSYNSMVDVLEESAVKLARSEREQAWREMARQVAHEIKNPLTPMRLSVQSFQRKFDPSDPDMEKKLNEFSRTLIQQIDTMSSIASAFSNFASMPVQQNETLNVVEIVRLALDIFTEDYIVFTAHREEVIVKMDRTQLVRVITNLVKNAIQAIPEDREPKVVVSVCSEGQTVKITVADNGIGIAEENRDKIFEPKFTTKTSGMGLGLGMVKNIVENYKGSINFTSKPGRGTVFTIIFPKAQHNK from the coding sequence CAAGTATAAATTATACACTGGAAACCACAACCTGGCCTGTAACTACCGAAAACCTGCAATATATTTTCAGGGAAGAGATATACAAGATTGCCGATGTCCAGAATGTTTCGTTTAATATTTATGACCTTGAGGGAGATCTTATCAAGAGTTCCAGGCCATATTCCGAAGAAGATTCCACGATACTTAAGATCAGCGACACCATTCTGGATAAAATTGCAATGAATCCGCGTAAGCGCTATGTAGAACGGCACATTGCGGCCGGCGACCGTTTCCGGGCTTCCTATTCCTACATCACCGACATGCGTTTCAAGCCCATCGGGATACTCAATATTCCGTATTTTGAGGATGATTCTTTCAATAACAAGGAGCTCCGTTCTTTCCTGTTCCGGCTCGGGGGAGTGTATATATTCATCCTTATCGCAGCAATTTTCCTGGCCTATTTCATTTCCAAATACATTACCCGTTCGCTGAAGACCGTCAGTGATAAGTTGCAGGAAACCAGGTTCAGTTCCCGTGCCGCAAACAAAAGGATCATGTTGCGGCACGCCAGTGAAGAGATATACAATCTGGTAAATTCATACAACAGCATGGTGGACGTTCTGGAAGAAAGTGCCGTAAAACTGGCCAGGAGCGAAAGGGAACAGGCCTGGCGCGAAATGGCCCGTCAGGTGGCCCATGAGATCAAAAATCCGCTTACCCCCATGCGGCTGAGCGTGCAAAGTTTCCAGAGAAAGTTTGACCCCTCCGACCCGGATATGGAAAAAAAGCTCAACGAATTTTCCCGAACGCTTATCCAGCAGATCGATACCATGAGCAGTATAGCCTCGGCCTTTTCCAATTTTGCCAGCATGCCCGTACAGCAAAATGAAACCCTGAACGTTGTGGAAATAGTAAGGCTGGCCCTTGATATTTTTACGGAAGACTATATTGTATTTACTGCCCACAGGGAAGAGGTTATTGTTAAGATGGACCGCACACAACTCGTCCGGGTAATTACCAACCTGGTGAAGAATGCCATACAGGCCATTCCGGAAGACCGGGAGCCGAAAGTGGTGGTTTCCGTGTGTTCGGAAGGGCAGACCGTGAAGATTACGGTAGCGGACAACGGTATCGGTATAGCCGAAGAAAACCGCGACAAGATATTCGAACCCAAATTCACCACAAAAACCAGCGGTATGGGGCTTGGCCTCGGAATGGTAAAGAATATTGTGGAAAACTATAAAGGAAGTATTAACTTTACTTCAAAACCGGGCAGGGGAACCGTATTTACCATTATTTTTCCAAAGGCACAACACAACAAATAA
- the accC gene encoding acetyl-CoA carboxylase biotin carboxylase subunit, whose protein sequence is MFKKILIANRGEIALRVIRTCKEMGIRTVAVYSTADADSLHVRFADEAVCIGPPPSNMSYLKMSNIIAAAEITNADAIHPGYGFLSENAKFSKICAEHDIKFIGASPEMIEKMGDKATAKATMKKAGVPTVPGSEGLLESYEDAAKLAKEMGYPVMLKATAGGGGKGMRAVWKEEDLEKALASAQQESAAAFGNDGMYMEKLIEEPRHIEIQIVGDAFGKACHLSERDCSVQRRHQKLTEETPSPFMTDELREKMGKAAVKAAEFIKYEGAGTVEFLVDKHRNFYFMEMNTRIQVEHPITEQVIDYDLIREQILVAAGVPISGKNYIPKLHSIECRINAEDPYNDFRPSPGRITTLHAPGGHGVRLDTHVYSGYVIPPNYDSMIAKLITTAQTRDEAINKMKRALDEFVIEGVKTTIPFHRQLMDHPDYITGNYTTKFMEDFEMKPMEEE, encoded by the coding sequence ATGTTTAAAAAGATACTGATAGCAAACCGAGGGGAGATTGCACTTCGTGTAATCCGTACATGTAAGGAAATGGGGATAAGAACGGTAGCCGTTTATTCCACGGCAGATGCCGATAGCCTGCATGTGCGTTTTGCAGACGAAGCGGTTTGTATAGGCCCGCCCCCCAGCAATATGTCCTACCTGAAAATGTCCAACATTATCGCGGCTGCTGAGATCACTAATGCAGACGCCATACATCCCGGGTACGGATTCCTTTCCGAAAACGCCAAGTTCTCCAAGATATGTGCCGAGCACGATATTAAATTTATCGGTGCTTCTCCCGAGATGATCGAAAAAATGGGTGATAAGGCCACGGCCAAAGCTACCATGAAAAAGGCAGGTGTGCCTACGGTTCCCGGCTCTGAAGGGCTTTTGGAATCGTATGAAGATGCGGCAAAACTGGCCAAGGAAATGGGATACCCCGTGATGCTTAAGGCCACCGCAGGAGGCGGGGGAAAAGGAATGCGCGCCGTATGGAAAGAAGAGGATCTGGAAAAGGCACTGGCAAGCGCCCAGCAGGAATCTGCTGCGGCATTCGGCAATGATGGGATGTACATGGAAAAACTCATCGAAGAACCCCGTCATATCGAAATCCAGATTGTGGGTGACGCATTTGGCAAAGCATGCCACCTTTCCGAAAGGGATTGTTCCGTGCAGCGGCGCCACCAGAAACTGACCGAAGAAACGCCTTCACCATTCATGACCGATGAACTCCGCGAAAAAATGGGGAAAGCGGCCGTAAAAGCAGCAGAATTCATAAAATACGAAGGGGCCGGAACAGTAGAATTTCTTGTAGACAAACACCGCAACTTCTACTTTATGGAGATGAATACGCGGATCCAGGTAGAACACCCCATTACCGAACAGGTCATAGATTATGATTTGATACGGGAGCAAATACTCGTTGCGGCGGGAGTCCCTATTTCCGGGAAAAACTACATCCCGAAACTGCACTCTATTGAATGCAGAATAAATGCGGAAGACCCTTATAATGACTTTCGCCCTTCTCCCGGTAGAATTACTACATTACATGCTCCTGGAGGGCACGGCGTGCGGCTGGATACCCATGTGTACAGCGGATATGTTATTCCGCCGAACTACGATTCCATGATCGCCAAACTCATCACTACGGCACAAACCAGGGATGAGGCCATAAACAAAATGAAACGTGCCCTTGATGAATTCGTCATTGAAGGAGTAAAGACCACCATACCTTTTCACCGGCAGTTGATGGACCATCCCGATTATATTACGGGGAACTACACTACTAAATTTATGGAGGATTTCGAAATGAAACCCATGGAAGAAGAATAG
- a CDS encoding SLC13 family permease codes for MDIHLVITFCIIAIGIFLFVKDYFSIDTTSILIMALFIVAGVLSPEEGFSGFNHPATITLGCMFVVSAGVFQSGLLDGISTKLVRIARINYFTALVIFCLTAAVFSAFVNDSAVVALLLPIALKVCRESKTSPSRLLIPIAFAALFGGTCTLIGTSTNILVSSYAEKYGLDGFGMFEFSLPALCIAAVGFAYVLFVGPFLLPKRKTTSSGLSEEAEKYVTEIVVEKDCRDIEKPVFDSKLVNEFNVQILSIHRNGHNVSAIRQATVLKEGDILKVIILPETLNTFRSVKGYKIKGDYSDYGFKTDKTDKDERSLYEVIIPFGSSLAGNSLRAINFRRKYKSSVLAIRHRGEIVLEKLSDIKLMEGDMLLILGSREELDVLISQRLAIMLSEYKKNKINLRKVIPALLIALGVVLAAALNLTSILISSMVGSLLLITTATLKPQEAYKAVEWKVIFMMAGVLSMGTALEKTGGAEKIALLVQESLGQYDPRITLSLLYFITFLSTNVLSSKATAALMTPIVINLASAMDISEKPFLIAVMFACSLTFMTPVSYPTNTMVYAPGNYRFNDFLRIGTPLNIITWVTASFIIPHFFPF; via the coding sequence ATGGATATCCATTTAGTAATAACCTTTTGCATCATTGCCATTGGCATTTTCCTTTTTGTAAAGGATTACTTTTCCATAGATACCACCTCCATTCTGATCATGGCCCTGTTTATCGTAGCAGGGGTGCTGAGCCCGGAAGAGGGGTTTTCGGGCTTCAACCATCCGGCCACCATTACTCTGGGCTGTATGTTTGTTGTCAGTGCAGGAGTGTTTCAGTCAGGTCTGCTGGACGGCATCAGCACAAAACTGGTAAGGATAGCCAGAATAAATTACTTTACCGCCCTGGTTATTTTCTGCCTTACCGCTGCGGTATTCTCCGCATTTGTGAATGATTCGGCCGTAGTGGCATTATTACTGCCCATAGCTTTAAAAGTATGCCGGGAGAGTAAAACAAGCCCTTCGCGCTTACTCATCCCCATTGCCTTTGCCGCGCTTTTCGGCGGTACGTGTACGCTTATCGGTACCTCCACCAATATCCTGGTAAGCAGTTATGCGGAAAAATACGGGCTGGACGGTTTTGGGATGTTCGAATTCAGCCTGCCCGCACTTTGTATTGCTGCCGTGGGTTTTGCCTATGTTCTTTTTGTCGGCCCTTTTTTGTTGCCCAAACGCAAAACCACCTCATCCGGGCTCAGTGAAGAAGCGGAAAAATACGTGACGGAGATCGTGGTGGAAAAGGATTGCCGCGATATTGAAAAACCCGTATTCGACTCCAAATTGGTCAACGAGTTTAACGTACAGATACTGAGCATTCACAGAAACGGACACAATGTTTCTGCCATCAGGCAGGCTACCGTACTAAAAGAGGGTGATATCCTGAAAGTAATTATCCTTCCCGAAACCCTCAATACTTTCCGGAGTGTAAAAGGTTATAAGATCAAGGGGGATTACTCGGACTACGGTTTTAAAACTGACAAAACGGATAAAGATGAAAGAAGCCTGTATGAGGTGATCATCCCCTTCGGATCTTCACTTGCGGGAAATTCGCTCCGCGCCATCAATTTCCGGAGGAAATACAAGTCATCGGTACTCGCCATCCGGCACCGGGGAGAGATCGTTCTTGAAAAACTTTCGGACATAAAACTGATGGAGGGCGATATGCTGCTCATTCTCGGTTCACGGGAAGAACTGGATGTCCTGATCTCGCAAAGACTGGCCATAATGCTCTCCGAATATAAAAAGAACAAGATCAACCTGCGAAAAGTTATCCCTGCCCTTCTTATTGCCCTCGGTGTGGTATTGGCCGCCGCCCTTAACCTTACATCGATACTGATAAGCAGTATGGTGGGATCTTTATTGCTTATTACCACGGCTACCTTAAAACCGCAAGAGGCCTATAAAGCCGTGGAATGGAAAGTGATCTTTATGATGGCGGGCGTGCTCTCCATGGGAACGGCACTGGAAAAGACGGGAGGTGCAGAAAAAATAGCACTCCTGGTGCAGGAAAGCCTGGGCCAGTATGATCCGCGCATCACCCTGAGTCTTTTATATTTTATTACGTTCCTCTCTACCAATGTACTTTCCAGCAAGGCTACGGCTGCATTGATGACCCCAATTGTCATAAATCTCGCATCGGCAATGGACATCAGTGAAAAACCGTTCCTTATCGCCGTAATGTTTGCCTGCTCCCTTACCTTTATGACCCCTGTAAGCTATCCTACCAACACGATGGTGTATGCTCCCGGAAATTATCGCTTTAACGATTTTTTACGCATAGGGACACCGCTCAATATCATCACCTGGGTAACCGCCTCGTTCATTATTCCGCATTTCTTCCCATTTTAA
- a CDS encoding beta-ketoacyl-ACP synthase III, which produces MSRKTAAITAVGAYVPDFVLSNKMLETMVETNDEWITTRTGIKERRILKEEGKGTSYLAIKAAEDLISKANINPEDIDLVIMATATPDLLVASTGAYVATEIGAVNAFSYDLQAACSSFLYGMSAAASYVESGRYKKVLLIGADKMSSIIDYTDRTTCIIFGDGGGAVLFEPNEERLGLQDEYLRSDGTGRAFLNMKAGGSMLPASEETVKNKQHFVYQDGRTVFKFAVSNMAGVAEKIMQRNDLTKEDVQWLVPHQANKRIIDATAGRMGLDPEKVMVNIQKYGNTTSATLPLLLNDYEKQLKKGDNLIFAAFGGGFTWGAVYLKWAYNPR; this is translated from the coding sequence ATGAGTAGAAAAACGGCAGCAATTACCGCTGTAGGGGCATACGTTCCGGATTTTGTGTTGTCCAATAAGATGTTGGAAACCATGGTAGAGACCAATGACGAATGGATAACGACACGAACGGGTATAAAGGAAAGACGTATTCTCAAAGAAGAAGGAAAAGGAACTTCCTATCTGGCCATAAAAGCTGCAGAAGACCTTATCAGCAAGGCAAATATAAATCCGGAAGACATTGACCTGGTGATCATGGCCACGGCTACGCCCGATCTTTTAGTGGCATCTACCGGGGCCTATGTGGCGACGGAAATCGGGGCGGTCAACGCCTTTTCTTATGACTTACAAGCGGCTTGTTCCAGTTTTTTGTACGGGATGTCTGCTGCCGCAAGCTACGTAGAATCCGGAAGGTATAAAAAAGTATTGCTTATCGGTGCAGATAAGATGTCGTCCATCATTGATTATACCGATCGTACCACCTGTATCATTTTCGGTGACGGGGGTGGAGCTGTTCTTTTCGAACCCAATGAAGAAAGATTGGGGCTTCAGGACGAATACCTGAGGTCTGACGGAACGGGAAGAGCGTTCTTAAATATGAAAGCCGGCGGTTCCATGCTGCCCGCTTCTGAAGAAACGGTGAAAAACAAGCAACATTTTGTATACCAGGACGGAAGGACCGTATTTAAGTTTGCCGTTTCCAATATGGCCGGGGTTGCGGAGAAAATAATGCAGCGGAACGACCTGACCAAAGAAGATGTACAGTGGCTTGTGCCCCACCAGGCCAACAAGCGAATCATCGATGCAACCGCCGGAAGAATGGGGCTGGACCCGGAAAAGGTGATGGTCAATATCCAGAAATACGGGAACACGACTTCAGCAACACTTCCTTTGCTGTTGAACGATTACGAAAAACAATTAAAAAAAGGAGATAACCTTATATTTGCTGCTTTCGGAGGAGGTTTTACCTGGGGTGCAGTATACCTCAAATGGGCTTATAATCCCCGGTAA
- a CDS encoding enoyl-CoA hydratase/isomerase family protein, whose product MEEYKNIYVEEENHIAFITIDRPAKLNALNRETIAELHDAFKENDEDPDIKVIIITGSGEKAFVAGADISEFADFSVTEGETLAAKGQHLLFDFVEHLRTPVIAAVNGFALGGGLELAMACHFRVASPNARMGLPEVSLGVIPGYGGTQRLPQLVGKGKALEMIMTAGMINAEEAKTYGLVNHVVPQEELLDFCEDLALKISKNSGVAIAAAIQAVNAGYKDGVDGYKAEIKAFGSCFGTEDFREGTTAFLEKRKAEFPGK is encoded by the coding sequence ATGGAAGAATACAAGAATATTTACGTAGAAGAAGAAAACCACATAGCATTTATTACCATAGACCGCCCTGCAAAACTCAATGCACTGAACAGGGAGACCATAGCCGAATTGCACGACGCTTTTAAGGAAAATGACGAAGATCCGGATATCAAAGTGATAATAATAACCGGAAGCGGGGAGAAAGCCTTTGTTGCCGGGGCGGATATATCGGAGTTTGCCGATTTTTCCGTGACCGAGGGCGAGACACTTGCCGCCAAGGGACAGCATTTGCTTTTCGACTTTGTAGAACACCTCCGCACTCCCGTAATTGCTGCCGTAAACGGTTTTGCCCTGGGGGGCGGGCTCGAACTGGCCATGGCCTGTCATTTCCGGGTGGCTTCACCCAATGCCAGGATGGGGCTTCCTGAAGTGTCGCTCGGGGTTATCCCCGGATACGGAGGCACGCAGCGGTTGCCCCAGCTCGTAGGGAAAGGAAAAGCCCTGGAGATGATCATGACCGCCGGAATGATCAATGCGGAAGAAGCGAAAACCTATGGTCTGGTAAATCATGTGGTCCCCCAGGAAGAGCTGCTGGATTTTTGTGAGGATCTGGCGCTCAAGATCAGTAAAAATTCCGGAGTGGCTATAGCAGCGGCCATACAGGCCGTCAATGCCGGCTATAAAGATGGTGTGGACGGGTATAAGGCCGAGATAAAAGCCTTCGGGAGCTGCTTCGGTACGGAGGACTTCAGGGAAGGGACAACAGCCTTTCTGGAAAAGCGGAAAGCGGAATTTCCGGGAAAATAA